CCTCGGCCCGGCGCTACGGCCTCCGGACGACCGAGGGCCTGCTGATCACCGAGGTCCGCCAGGGCAGCGAGGCCGACCGCGAGAACCTGGCCTCGGGCATGATCATCCTCGAGGCCAACCGCAAGAAGATGACCACGGTCCGCGATTTCGAGGACATCCTGAAGAAGTCCGCCAGCGGCGACGAGATCATCCTCCTCGTCCGCCAGGAAACCGAAGGCAGAACGCAGGACTTCATCGCCACGGTCAAGGTCCGCTGAGGCCGGCCGAACGGCCGGCGGCCCGGGCGGCGGGCGCCGCCCGGCTAGCCCGAGAAGTGCTCGAAGCCCCCGGCCCGGAGGAGCTTCCTCCGGCCGCGGGCGTCGACGAGATAGGCCCTCCGGCCCGGCGTGACGCGGCCGATCCGGGTCAGCCGGAAGCGCCGGGCCAGGGCCTCGACGGCGGCCAGCCTGGCCGGCCGGACCGTGAACAACAGCTCGAAATCCTCTCCCCCGTCGAGCGCCAGGGCCAGCGGGTCGAGGGCGAAGCGCTCCAGCGCCGGCGAGATGGGGACGCAGCCCGCCTCGATCTCGGCCCCGACGCCGCTTTCCTCGCAGATGTGAGCCAGGTCCACCGACAGCCCGTCGGACAGGTCGATCATGGCCGAGGCCAGTCTGCGGCCGGCCAGCAGGGCGCCCAGCTCCAGGCGCGGGACCGGGTCGAGGAAGGCTTCGACCAGCGGCCGGACGGGTTTGGCCACGCCCCGGCTGCCGCCCTTCTCGATCAGCCGCAGGCCGCCCGCGGCGTCGCCGAGGGTGCCCGAGACGAAGATCGCGTCGCCCGGCCTGGCCCCGGCCCTCCGGACGGGCTGACGGACCTCGCCGGTCACGGTGACGGAGATCATGACCTTGGCGGCCTGGGACAGGTCTCCCCCGACCAGGGCCACCCCCGCCTCCCGGGCCGCGCTCCGGAGACCGTCCATGAACTGCCGGAGCCAGGCGGCCTCGACGTCGCCGGGCAGGGCCAGCCCGACGAGCGCGTGCCGGGGCCGTCCGCCCATGGCGGCGATGTCGCTGAGGTTGACGTTGAGGGCCTTGCGGCCGAGGAGCCGTGGCGGGTGGTCGGGCAGGAGGAAGTCCTCGTCCTCGACCAGGATGTCGGTCGTGAGCAGGAGCCGCGCCGGCCCGCGGACCAGGGCCGCGTCGTCGCCGATGCCGAGCAGCACGTCGGCCCGCTTCTCGCCGAAGGCCCGGCGGATGCGTTCGATGACCGCGCGCTCGCCGAGGTGCTTTAGCCGCATCGCCTCTTCCCGCGGCCGGACCGGATCAGGCTTTCGCCTTTCTCGTCCCGGCCTTCTTCGCGCCCCTCTTCTTCCCCCGGCCCCGCGGCGCCGGGCCGAGCGGCCCGGCCAGGGCCTCCTTGAAGACCTCCCTAACGTCCTCGACATAGACGAAGCGGATGTCGCGGATGACCTTCTTCGGGATCTCGTAGAGGTCCTTCTTGTTCTCCGCCGGCATGATCATCGTCTTGACCCCGGCGCGCTGGGCGGCCAGGACCTTTTCCTTGATGCCGCCGACGGGCAGGACGTTGCCCCGCAGGGTGATCTCCCCGGTCATGGCCACGTCCCACTTGACCTTGACGTTCGTGCAGACGGACAGGAAGGCCGTGGCGATCGTGACGCCGGCCGAAGGCCCGTCCTTGGGGATGGCCCCCTCGGGGAAATGGATGTGGAAGTCGTTCTGGGAGAAGATCCTGCTGTCGATGCCGAAGTCCGCGGCGTGGGCCCGGGAGTAGCTCAGGGCGGCCTGGGCCGACTCCTTCATGACGTCGCCCAGGGAGCCGGTCAGCTGCAGGCTGCCCTTGCCTGGCATCTTGGTCGCCTCGACGAAGAGTATCTCCCCGCCGACGGCCGTCCAGGCGACGCCGGTGGCGATGCCGACCTGGTCCTTCTTGAGCAGCTGGTCCTTGAAGACCTTCGGCGGGCCGAGGAGGCGTTCGACCGACTGGGCCGTGATCACGGTCCGGCCCTTCTTGCCCTCGGCGACCTTGCGGGCCACCTTGCGGCAGACCGAGGCGAGCTCGCGCTCGAGGTTGCGGACTCCGGCCTCCCGCGTGTAGAGGGAAATGATCTTCTTGACCGCCCCGCCGCTGAAATCGATGAGCTTGGGGCTCAGGGCGTTCTCGGCGATCTGCTTGGGGATGAGGTGCCGCACGGCGATCTGGAGCTTCTCCTCCTCCGTGTAGCCCGGCAGCTCCAGCACCTCCATGCGGTCGCGGAAGGCAGGCTGGATGGGGTCGAGGAGGTTGGCCGTGGTGATGAACATGACCTTCGACAGGTCGTACGGCACGCCGAGGTAGTGGTCGCGGAACTGGTTGTTCTGCTCGGGGTCGAGGACCTCGAGCAGGGCCGACGAGGGGTCGCCGCGGAAATCGGCCCCGATCTTGTCGACCTCGTCCATCATGAAGACGGGGTTCTCCGTGCCGGCCCGGCGGATGCTCTGGATGATGCGGCCGGGCATGGCCCCGACGTAGGTCCGGCGGTGGCCGCGGACCTCGGCCTCGTCGTGGACGCCGCCGAGGGAGATGCGGACGAACTTGCGGCCCAGGGCCCGGGCGATGGACTTGCCGAGCGAGGTCTTGCCCACGCCCGGCGGCCCGACGAAGCAGAGGATCGGGCCCTTGATCGTCCGGGACAGCTTGCGGACGCCGAGGTACTCGAGGATGCGCTCCTTGACCTTCTCCAGGCCGTAGTGGTCATCGTCGAGGATGCGCTTGGCCTTGGCCAGGTCGATGGTGTCCGTGGTCGTCTTGTTCCAGGGCAGCATGAACATCCAGTCGAGGTAGTTGCGGACGACCGAGGTCTCGGCCGATTCCGGGTGCATCTGGCCCAGGCGGGTGATCTGCTTCTCGATCTCCTCCTTGACCTCGTCGGAGACCCGGATCTTGCGCAGCTTCTCCTGGTAGATCCGGACCTCCTCCTGGGTCTCGTTGCCCTCGCCGAGCTCCTTCTGGATGGCCTTCATCTGCTGGCGCAGGAAGTACTGCTTCTGGAGCTTGTCCATCTCGCCCTTGGCCTCGGTCGAGATCTTCGACTGGACGTCGAGGAGCTCGAGCTCGCGGGTCAGGAGCTCGTAGACCTTCTTGAGACGCTGGACGGGGTCGCCGATCTCGAGGATGGCCTGGGCCTCCTCGACCTTGAGCTCGAGGTTCGAGGCCGTCAGGTCGGCCAGGCGGCCCGGCTCATCGACGTTCGAGGCGATGATCAGGACCTCGGGCGGCAGGCTCTTGCCGAGCGAGGCGGCCCGCTCTAGGCCGGAGCGGACGTTGCGGATGAGGGCCTCGCTCTCGAGGCTCTTCTCGGGCTTCTCCGGCTCCTCGAGGACCTTGACCTCGGCGACCACGTGGGCGCCCTCCTCCTCGAAGGTCTGGACGCGGGCCCGGACGAGGCCCTGGGCCAGGATGCGCACCCGCCCGTCGGGGAGCTTGAGCATGCGCATGATCAGGGCGACCGTGCCGATGTCGTAGACGTCCTCCCGCTTGGGATCCTCGACCTCCATGTCCTTCTGGGTCAGCAGCAGGATCATCCGGTTGGTCGACAGGGCGGCGTCGATGGCCGCCTTGGATTTCTCGCGCCCGACGAAGAGCGGGGCGATCATGTAGGGGAAGATGACGACGTCCCGGAGCAGCAGGACCGGGAGCTTGGCCGGCACCTGGAGCTTCTGGCTCTGCTCGTCCAGGATGCCGCCGATCTCGTCGCCGTTCTTTTCTTCAATGCTGGCCATAATATATTCTCCAATTCTAGCCGCCGTTGCGGCGGACCTTTATCTCGACCTCGCGCCGCTCCCGCGGCGGCTTCCTCAGGACGATGGTCAGGACGCCGTCCTCGAGGGCGGCGGAAGCCTGGTCCCGGTCGACCGCGCCGGGCACGACCACGTCGCGCAGGAAGGCCCCGTACTCGCGCTCCAGGCGCAGGTAGCGGGAGCCGCCGGGGGCGGCCAGCTCCCGCTTGAAACCGCTGACCTCGAGGCGGCTGGCGAAGAGCAGGACCCGGACATCCGCGCTGTCGACGCCCGGCAGCTCCATCTCGATGATGAACTCGGTCCTCGTCTCGTAGATGTCGACGGCCGGGCTGGTCACCTCGCCGGGGGCCGGCAGCCGCGGCTCGCCGGCGCGCCGGGCGATGACCGCTGCCCGGACGCTCGTCTCCGCTTTGCGGGGGCGGGCAACGGGCTTGATGCGGCGGACCATGGCGGACGGGGGCTATTTTTCCTTCATGAGGTCCTCGAGCTCGCGGCGGAACTCGGCGACGTCGCCGAACTCGCGGTAAACCGAGGCGAACCTCACGTAGGCGACCTTGTCCAGGTCCTTGAGACGGTCCATGACCAGCTGGCCGATCTCGGCCACCCCGATCTCCTTGTCCGGGCGCTCCTGGAGCCGCGATTCGATCTCCTCGACGATCTCCTCGAGCTGGCTGATCTGGATGGGCCGCTTCTCGCAGGCCTTCATCATCCCCCGCAGGACCTTCTGGGTGTCGAAGGGCTGGCGGGTGCCGTCCTTTTTCACGACCATGTAGGGGATCTCCTCGATCTTCTCGTAGGTCGTGAACCGGCGCTTGCAGGACAGGCAGGCCCGCCGGCGCCGGATGGATATCCCGGTCTTGCTCTCCCGGGAGTCGATGACCTTGCTTTCGAGAAAGCCGCAGTAAGGGCACCTCATTGCGACTCGCTTTCGCCCATCCGCTTGAGCTGGATGACGGTCAGGCCGTCTCGCGCCAATATAGCATAACCCAGGATGCATGTCACGGCGAGCTGGACGGCGTGGAAGACCAGGGTGATGCCCGCCGCCCGTCCCGCCGGCAGACCCATGAGGAGGGTCATGCCGAGCTTGCTGAAGTAGTGGAAGCCGCCGACCATGCCGGGCGTGGGGATGGAAGCCCCGACGGCGGTCAGGAAGACAAAGGGGATGACCAGGAAATAGGGCACGTGGATGCGGTAGGCGAAGAAGAAGACCCAGTAGAAGAGGGTGACCCCCAGCCAGACGGCCAGGGACAGCACGATGTAGAGGGCCAGCTGCCCGCGCGTCCGGAAGAACTTGAGCCCGTCGATGAACTCGCGGAGGATCTTGAGCACGGCCGCGCGGGCCTTGTCCGGCAGGGGCCGGAGGACGAAAGCGACGACCTTGAGGGCCCGCTCGCGGAAGAGGTAAAGGGCCAGGACGAAAGCCAGGATGCCGGCGGCCACGAGCAGGGCCAGGACGCCCAGGACCTTCAGCTGCTGCCCGGCTGCCGCCGAGATCGGCCAGGACGTGGCGAACAGGGGCCGGCAGACCATGAACAGGCCGAGCAGCAGGCACATCGTGGCCATGTCGAAGAGGCGCTCGACGACGACCGTGCCGATGGCGAAGCCGGGCCGCAGGCCCTCGCGACGGGCCAGGTACAGCGGCTTGGCCAACTCGCCCAGGCGGCCGGGAAGGAGGAAATTGACCGTGAAGCCGACGACGTTGCCGGCGACCAGGTTGCGGAAGCGGACGTCGAGCTTCTCCCGGGCCACCAGGATGTGCCAGCGGGCGGCCCTGGTGACGAAGTGGAACGCCGAGAGGGCGATGGCCAGGAGAAAGAGCGGCACGTTGACGTTGACGATCTGGCCGGGGACGTCCTTCCAGGGGACGCTGCGGCCGAAAAAATAGAGCAGGATGAGGGTCAGGACGACGACGAGGGCGATCTTCGCGGCGTTCGATCTCATTTCGAAGCGCCATCTTACCACGATTGGCCCGGTCCCTCAAACCAGGGGACGTCCGGTTCTCCTGAATTGGTACGTGTCCCCCATTCCCGTCCGCGTCCCGTCGGGAATCGTGCGTTACCCATGTATTGTCACGCGCGTCCCCCGATCCACTCTTGCTTTTCCCCCCCATCCCCTTCCGCGGCACCACCTATGCCCTGGTTCCCAGAAAAGGCTTGAAATTTGCCCGGGATTTCTTTAAGATAGTCGTCCCTGCTGGGAAGTCGTCCAACGGCAGGACTCATGACTCTGGATCATGCAATCAAGGTTCGAATCCTTGCTTCCCAGCCAACTCCCCTTCTCCCTTTTCTCCCGAGAATTCAGCGATTTGCGATAAGACCCGACCCTATCTGCGTTTTCAGTCCAGCTCGTCCCAGAAGGTAACGAGGAATAAGCATTTCTGCAAAATCGATCTTCCTGCGATCCGCAAGGTCTTAACCTACTTTCACAGAACGTCTAGTGCCTTGTGACAGGCCGCCATTGGATCGGAAAAGAAAATTGGATCGACTTTCTCGAGCACCTCACCCGAAACTTCCATAAACGCCCGCTTATTTTCTAGTGGTATCAGGGCCTTTCGGGCTCCGTTTTCCATAGCTATCTAGAGTGGTTCAGCAAGCGCGGTCACTGGCTTATTGTTGCCCTGAATACTGAGGTCTCCCAGGACCACTAGGCCTGCAAGAGCCGGCCCCTTCCTCAAAGCAGATACCATAGCCACAAAGATCGCAAGCCCAGCTTCACAAGCAATTCGATTCCCAAGTAAGTCAATTACCTCGACATGTAGGTCCGTCGAATTGAAGGCTGCCCCAAGACCGAGTTGCACGAAATGCCATTGAAGAAAGCCATACGCTCTCGATAGGCACTCTCGAATAGAGCCTTCCACGCCGCGTGCGGTCTTCAACTTGCCGGAACCTGACGATGTACCTACCTCGTTCCGGAAGATGCCGACCTTTCGCTCGCTACTAACAGATGCCGCATATATGCATCCCACGCGAGCGGATCTGTTGGTATAAGTGCCCGACCACCCTCCTCGGGGATACCTATATATCTTTCCTCGGCGGTTTCATGATCGCGGTATGTGAAGGATGTCTGATGGTACTCAAACCTTTCGGGAACTTGAGAGTTCTGAGCCAGAGGCTAAGGTTGTTCGCACCTCGTTCCGTAGCATGGTCCTTTCTTCTTCCTCCCTCAATATGTCAATCGTAAGAAATTCAATCCTACGTTTTCCACAACACGCACATTCGGGAGGATCGCCGCCATTACGAATCAGCGGGTCGGGTGTTCGAGTCATCCCGGGCGCGCTCCTTTTTCCTCTATATGATCAAAAAGAACAGAGGGCTGGAGCGGGATCCTTTTCCGTCACCGGGCCTATTGTTCTATGCGGATAATTGCAATCGCAGCGGGTGAGCCCGTAGCGAACGGCGAGCCGGCCACGGTTGACAATGCCCCCGTCGTAGCGTTGATGGCAAAGGCGGAGACATTGCCAGAACTCAAATTCGCAACATAAGCGAACTTGCCGGAAGGGTCGACCGCGACGGATACGGGCTCATCCCCCGCGACAAAAGGCGAGCCGGGTACGGCCGTCAGCGCACCCGCAGTAGCATTGATGGCAAAGGCGGAGACATCGTTGGTATCTTCATCCGCCACGTAGACGAACTTGCCAGAAGGGTCGACCGCGACAGATATGGGCAAAGTGCCCGTACTAAACGGCGAGCCGGCCGCTTCTGTCAGCGCACCCGTGGCAGCATTGATGGTAAAGGCGGAGACATTGTCAGAACCATAATTTGCCACGTAGGCAAATTTGCCAGAAGGATCGACCGCGACAGATACGGGCCCATCCCCCGCGACAAACGGCGAGCCGGCCACGGCCGTCAGCGCACCCGTGGCAGCATCGATGGCAAAGGCGGAGACATAGTTAGAATCCAAATTCGCAATGTACGCGAACTTACCGGAAGGGTCGACCGCGACAGATACGGGCCTATTCCCCATGACAAAAGGCGAGCCGGCCACGGCCGTCAGCGCGCCCGTAGTAGCATTGACGGTAAAGGCGTAGACATCGTTAGAATTTGCATTCACCACGTAGGCGAACTTACCAGAAGGGTCGACCGCGACTGATATGGGCCAATGGCCCACGTCAAAAGGCGAGCCGGCTATGGCTGTCAATGCGCCCGTGGCAGCATTGATGGTAAAGGCGGAGACAGTGTCAGAGCTAGCATTCACCACGTAGGCGAATTTGCGGGAAGGGGCGACGGCGACAGAACGGGGCAACCCTCCCGCGGTAAAAGGCGAGCCGGCCACGGTTGACAATGCCCCCGAAGTAGCATTGATAGTAAAGGCGGAGATAGTGTCAGAAAAATAATTCGCCACGTAAGCGTAGTACTTGTAGACCGTGGTCGGAGGATTGTGGTCGCCGTCCCCTCCGGCACTGCAGGCCGCGATGCATACCGCCAATAATCCCAATCCGAGAGCCCGTCCCCAATATGCTTTCATGGCAAAACCCCCTTTTTTGGAAAGATGCCCGAGCCCCAGCCCGTTATATATCCCTTTCCTCGCTCGCCGTTCATGCGGCCCAGGCGATAACGAATAGCCGGCCAGGACCTCATGAAAAGTCATCAAGCGCATTGTCGGGAGAGGGTTCTCCCTAAAACTCCAAAGGCTACGGCTCTCGATATACACCCCCTAGAGCCGATATTGGGCGCTATTTGAGTCGATGTCAAGGATCATGCAATCAAGGTTCGAATCCTTGCTTCCCAGCCAGTTCTCCTTCTCGCCTTTATCCCGAGAATTCAACGATTTGCGATAGGACACGACTCTCTCTTCGTTTTCAGTCCGAAACCGTAATTCGTTTGCGTCGGAACGCTCGTCTGTGCTGGAACGTATCTGGCTCTGGGAATGGCCACTGCTACCTTCTGAATTTGACTTCATGAATGGGCTCGACGAACAGTTTTCGCTCGCCGAATCGGGAAGCCAGGTTCCGGGCAACTGATTCGTCCACCGTCAACCGAAGGAGTATGACGTCGGCCGGCTTCCCGACTGACGGTCAGTCGTACTTGTTCACGAACTCGCCCGTCCTGCTCAGGATCTCGGGCCCATGGCGCAGCAGGAAGTGGCCGCCATCCAGGACGACGAGACGGCTGTTTGGTATGCGGCGGGCCACCTGGCGCGCGCCTTCGATCGGCGGCGCGGGGTCGTCCGCAGCGTGCAGGATGAGCGTCGGCGCCGTGATCCGCTCGAACGGGATCTCGCCGACCGTGGGCGTCGAGATCCGGTTGTCGAACATGATCCCCTCGCTGCGTTCCGAGATAGGCAAGGCGTGTTCGAAGACATTGGCGACGAGGAAGTCCTTCTCCTCCCGCGTCAACAGGAATCCTTCCGGCACGAAGATCCTGATCAGGGTCCCTGGCAGCATCTTGACGGCGAGCCAGTAGGCGAAGTCGTATCTGAAGACGAGCGGCGGCGTCGAGGCGATCCGGGCGCCGGGGACCGCCGAGGATAGCAGGATCAGGCCTTTGGTCCGCTCCGGGTAGTCGACGGCGAACCACATGGCCGAGGGGCCGCCGCCGGAGTTGCCGAAGACGAAGACCTTGTCGATCCCGAGGTGATCGGCCAACTCTCGATAAGCCGCTGCCTGCAGGCGGGAGGAAGCGTTGGCCGGTATCGAGGACCTCAGGTAGCCGAACCGGGAAACGTAAAGAAAGCGGCACCCTTTCGGGAATGTCCCGAACTCGTCGGTCAGCGACAGGCCCTGGTCGACGCCGCCCGTCACGCCGTGCGAGATCAGCACCGTCGGCCCCTGGCCGACAAGAAGATATTCGATGTCGCCGTACTTCGACGAATAGATCCGCGTGGGGATGCGGGCGAGCCGGCCGCGCGCCGCGCCCAGGTCGCGGCGGAAGGAGACGTAAGCGACGGCGACGACCGCGAGGGCAAGGATCAGGAGAACGCGGGAGACCCGCTTGGCGACCTGTCTGAACGAATTCCCCGTACGCTCCATGCCGCAACCGCGCCGTCAGGCGCCGATATATCGCGAGCGCAACGCTGTCCGGTCCCCCGCCTCACTTGGCTGGCGGCGTTTTGTCGTCGCCGTGCGGGCGCTTGGCCAGGAGCAGGTTGTCGATCTGCGACTTCCAGTGGTAGCCGAAGTGGAAGGGCAAGGGCGCGACGCCGGTCGCGGGATTCTCGTAGGCCTGCCGCAGGTCCGCCTGCTCCACGTTGGTGAAGTCCTTGACGGGCTTCCCGTACCGGCCGAACAGGCGGACGTTCCAGCCGCTCTCCACGAAATAGCGGTACGGCACGGCCGTGTCGTCCTGGAGCACATACAGGCTCCGGTCCAGGATGAACGTCCTCAGCGTCGAGAAATCCCCCCAATGCAGGAGATAGGAGCCCGACTTGACGAAGGTGGTCACGCGGCCGAGCCCGGCGAAGAAGCGGTAGAGGGGCGTCTCGGTCCGGAAGGCCTTGTTCTCGACGTCGCAGCAGAAGTAATAGACGTTCCGGGCGGCAGCGTCCCCCGGCTTGAGGTAGGCGATCCTGATCCCGTAGGGGCGGTGCGGCCGGGCGGTCATCTTCCCATAAGGGGTTTCGGCCCAGCCTCCGTCCGCGCTCGGCAGCAGGCGCTTGACCTCGACGATGTCGTAGCCGGCCCGGCCCATGAAGAAGGCGATGACCGGCAAGGCCCCGTCCACCTTGCTGCGCGTGTAGATGTCGTTCATCTCGCGGGTGATGAAATAGCCTCGCTCGAGAAAGCCGGAGACGAGCTCGCCGAGATCGGCGAAAAAGGCGTCCCGCCACTTGGCCGAGGCCCGGTCGAAGTCGGGCAGGTTGCCGACCGGCTCGAGGCCCATCAGGATGGTCTCGCCCACCCCGGGGTAAAGGACGTCGGAGGTGACGAAATCGGGCCCGCCGAACGGATAGAACACGGTCCGCGTGTCCTCCCGGGCCTCCTTGAGATCGACCTCCGCCCAGATCTTCATCGGCCCGAGGACCGACCTGTCGAAATCCGCCCAATGCCCGCCGACCAGCTCGGCGAAGGAATTCCAGGCGGACTCCCCCATCCAGGGCGCCGCGGCCGGCGTCCGGTCCGGCAGTCCGGCGATGCGGGAAAAAAGCCGGCTGAGCGCCGGATCAGCCGCGGCCGCGGCCTGGGCCGGGGCCGGAGCCTGGTCCTGGCCCGTCGTGGGCAGAAGCAAGCCGGCCGGAGGCGTCTGCGCGGAGTCCTGCCCGCATCCGGACAGGACGGACAGTGCCAGGACCAGGAGGACGGCGAACGTCCCCCGCGACGCGAGCGAAGCGACGTGTTTTCGGCTCATGGGATATTGCGCCATTATCCGCGTTTCCGGGGGAAAAGTGAAGAGCGCCGGGCCCGCCCGTCAAGCGAGGTCGACGGCGTGGGTCCCGGCCTCGATCCGGACGACATGGATCTTGGGTGCCTTCCCCGCCGCGGCCTCGTAGTCCCTGCCGACCCGGGCCTCGAACTCGGCAACGGCGCCCGCCTCGACCAGGCTGATGGTGCAGCCGCCGAAGCCGGCCCCCATCATCCGCGAGCCCAGGACGCCCGGCACCCGGCGCGCCGCCTCGACCAGCGCGTCGAGCTCGGGCGACGAGACCTCGTAGTCGTCGCGCAGCCCGGCGTGCGACAGGTTCATCAGCCCGCCGAAAACGGCGAAATCGTTACGGGCCAGGGCCGCCGCGGCCTCCCCGACGCGGATGTTCTCGCGGACGACGTATTCGCAGCGGCGGAAGACGACGGGGTCGAGCTCGGAGCGGTGGTCGCGGAGCAGGTCCAGGGTGACGTCGCGCAGGGAGCGGATGGACGGGTCGTATGCCCGGAGGGCGTTGACCCCGGCCTCGCACTGGCCGCGGCGGACGTTGTACTCCGACGAGGCCAGCTCGCGCCGGACCATGGTATCGGCCACGACCACCCGGAGGTCGTCCCGCTCGAAGGGCAGGTAATCGAAGGTGAGCGAGCGGCAATCGAGCTTGAGGACGCTCCTCTCACGGCCGTGGATGTTGATGAACTGGTCCATGATGCCGCAGCGGACGCCGACGAACTCGTTCTCGGCCCTCTGGGCCAGCTTGACCAGGTCCAGCTTGGAGAGCCCGAGCCCGAACAGGGCGTCGACGGCGAAAGCCAGGCCGCCCTCGATCGCGGCCGACGAGGACATGCCCGCGCCGATGGGGATGTCGCCGCCGAACACGCAGCTGATGCCGCCGACGCGGTGGCCGGCCTTGACGAGCTGGTCCATGACCCCCTGGAGATAGTCTGGCCAGCGCAGGGGCGAGCGATAGAACTGGCCGAGCTCGCAGCGGAACTCCTGGTCGAAATCGCGGGAGACGAAGTGGCAGAGCCCGTCGGCGCGGGGGCCGACGGCGAAGACGACCGCCTTGTCCGTGGCGCCGGGCATGACGAAGCCCTCGTTGTAGTCGGTGTGCTCGCCGATTAGGTTGACCCGGCCGGGGGAGACGACGAGAAGGGGCCGGCCCGGGAACTGCCTGCGGAACCTGTCGGCGATGACCGGGACCAGGGCGTTCATGATCACTCCTTCCGGCCGGAGTCTATCACGAGACGGAACGTGAGGGAAGGGCCTAGACGCCGAAGCTCATCTTCTGGCGGATCTCGGCCGCCTTCTGCTCGGCCGGGGCCAGGACGTCCGGCCCGAACCGGGCGGCCAGGTCGGACGGATCGCGGAAGCGCCAGAAGGGCAGGACCCAGCGGTACTTGGGAAAGTGCCGGCCCGCGCCCGGCGCCGCGTCCGCCTGGCCGATCGGCTGGATGGGGATGGACGGCAGGAAATGGACGACCGCGTCCAGGGTCTCGGCGATGCGCCGGTCGCCGCTCAGGTCGGCGACGATGAACCGGGACATGGCGCCCAGGGTCTTGACGATCTCGTTCTTGTCGCCCGAACCGGGCAAGTCGAAGTCCAGGACCAGGGGCGAGTAGCCGCCCTTCCGGAGGGGCCTCCTTGACGGCCGCGAGCACGGCTTTCCGCTCCCCCGGGAAGCGGCCGATGACAAGAGCCGTGTTCAGGGTGACGGCGAAGACCTCGTCGCGCGCCTGACGGTGATGGAGGAGCATGCCGACGAGCTGGGCCGTCTGGAGGCTGTCGACCGAGAGGACCGGCTGCTGGGCCGGCATGATGTCCAGGTCGCGCTGGCTGGCCCCCTCGGTGCGGACCTCCCAGAGCGAGGCGCCGTAGACGGCGCAGTTGTCCAGCACCGCGCCCTCCAGGTTGGCCCGCAGCAGCGTCGCGAAGCAGAGGTTGGCGCCGGCGGCGTTGGCCCGGACGAGAGAGGTCTCCTCGAGCACCGCTTCCTGGAAATTGGCGCCGGCCAGGTCCGCCCCGGTGAAGTCGGCCCCGGTCAGGTCGGACTTGAAGAAGGAGGTTCGCCGGAGAACGGCCTTGTCCAGCCGGCTCCGGAAGAGCGAAGCCTGGCCGAGATTGGCGTCGTTGAGGCAGGCGTCGAGCAGGCTGGCCCCGCTGAGGTTGGCCCGGATGAGCAAGGCCGAGGTCAGGTCGGCCCGGTTGAGGTTGGCCCCGCCCAGGTCGGCCTGGCAGAGGTTGGTCTTGAAGAGGTTGGCCCGGCTGAGGTCCGCCTGGGACAGGTCGGCGCGAAAGAGCCTGGCCCGGGAGAGATTGGCCCCGCTCAGGTTCGTCCCCGACAGGCGGGCCGCGGTCAGGTCGGCCCGGGCCAGGTTGGCCCCGGCG
The DNA window shown above is from Acidobacteriota bacterium and carries:
- the nrdR gene encoding transcriptional regulator NrdR codes for the protein MRCPYCGFLESKVIDSRESKTGISIRRRRACLSCKRRFTTYEKIEEIPYMVVKKDGTRQPFDTQKVLRGMMKACEKRPIQISQLEEIVEEIESRLQERPDKEIGVAEIGQLVMDRLKDLDKVAYVRFASVYREFGDVAEFRRELEDLMKEK
- the thiL gene encoding thiamine-phosphate kinase codes for the protein MRLKHLGERAVIERIRRAFGEKRADVLLGIGDDAALVRGPARLLLTTDILVEDEDFLLPDHPPRLLGRKALNVNLSDIAAMGGRPRHALVGLALPGDVEAAWLRQFMDGLRSAAREAGVALVGGDLSQAAKVMISVTVTGEVRQPVRRAGARPGDAIFVSGTLGDAAGGLRLIEKGGSRGVAKPVRPLVEAFLDPVPRLELGALLAGRRLASAMIDLSDGLSVDLAHICEESGVGAEIEAGCVPISPALERFALDPLALALDGGEDFELLFTVRPARLAAVEALARRFRLTRIGRVTPGRRAYLVDARGRRKLLRAGGFEHFSG
- a CDS encoding S16 family serine protease, coding for MGCIYAASVSSERKVGIFRNEVGTSSGSGKLKTARGVEGSIRECLSRAYGFLQWHFVQLGLGAAFNSTDLHVEVIDLLGNRIACEAGLAIFVAMVSALRKGPALAGLVVLGDLSIQGNNKPVTALAEPL
- the lon gene encoding endopeptidase La, which codes for MASIEEKNGDEIGGILDEQSQKLQVPAKLPVLLLRDVVIFPYMIAPLFVGREKSKAAIDAALSTNRMILLLTQKDMEVEDPKREDVYDIGTVALIMRMLKLPDGRVRILAQGLVRARVQTFEEEGAHVVAEVKVLEEPEKPEKSLESEALIRNVRSGLERAASLGKSLPPEVLIIASNVDEPGRLADLTASNLELKVEEAQAILEIGDPVQRLKKVYELLTRELELLDVQSKISTEAKGEMDKLQKQYFLRQQMKAIQKELGEGNETQEEVRIYQEKLRKIRVSDEVKEEIEKQITRLGQMHPESAETSVVRNYLDWMFMLPWNKTTTDTIDLAKAKRILDDDHYGLEKVKERILEYLGVRKLSRTIKGPILCFVGPPGVGKTSLGKSIARALGRKFVRISLGGVHDEAEVRGHRRTYVGAMPGRIIQSIRRAGTENPVFMMDEVDKIGADFRGDPSSALLEVLDPEQNNQFRDHYLGVPYDLSKVMFITTANLLDPIQPAFRDRMEVLELPGYTEEEKLQIAVRHLIPKQIAENALSPKLIDFSGGAVKKIISLYTREAGVRNLERELASVCRKVARKVAEGKKGRTVITAQSVERLLGPPKVFKDQLLKKDQVGIATGVAWTAVGGEILFVEATKMPGKGSLQLTGSLGDVMKESAQAALSYSRAHAADFGIDSRIFSQNDFHIHFPEGAIPKDGPSAGVTIATAFLSVCTNVKVKWDVAMTGEITLRGNVLPVGGIKEKVLAAQRAGVKTMIMPAENKKDLYEIPKKVIRDIRFVYVEDVREVFKEALAGPLGPAPRGRGKKRGAKKAGTRKAKA
- a CDS encoding lysylphosphatidylglycerol synthase transmembrane domain-containing protein — translated: MRSNAAKIALVVVLTLILLYFFGRSVPWKDVPGQIVNVNVPLFLLAIALSAFHFVTRAARWHILVAREKLDVRFRNLVAGNVVGFTVNFLLPGRLGELAKPLYLARREGLRPGFAIGTVVVERLFDMATMCLLLGLFMVCRPLFATSWPISAAAGQQLKVLGVLALLVAAGILAFVLALYLFRERALKVVAFVLRPLPDKARAAVLKILREFIDGLKFFRTRGQLALYIVLSLAVWLGVTLFYWVFFFAYRIHVPYFLVIPFVFLTAVGASIPTPGMVGGFHYFSKLGMTLLMGLPAGRAAGITLVFHAVQLAVTCILGYAILARDGLTVIQLKRMGESESQ
- a CDS encoding Hsp20/alpha crystallin family protein, with the protein product MVRRIKPVARPRKAETSVRAAVIARRAGEPRLPAPGEVTSPAVDIYETRTEFIIEMELPGVDSADVRVLLFASRLEVSGFKRELAAPGGSRYLRLEREYGAFLRDVVVPGAVDRDQASAALEDGVLTIVLRKPPRERREVEIKVRRNGG